Proteins co-encoded in one Medicago truncatula cultivar Jemalong A17 chromosome 8, MtrunA17r5.0-ANR, whole genome shotgun sequence genomic window:
- the LOC25500877 gene encoding rop guanine nucleotide exchange factor 3, producing MDNSSNFDSTSSDQNDHSISETPEYSPFSGDSFAYCRSNSEVSNLSETIDDNSYASDPSPSPWMNVKHGAALSRLGMKQRKHSLGEKSDDLDLLESELEMMKERFSKLLLGEDMSGGGKGVCTAVTISNSITNLYATVFGQNLKLEPLKPEKKAMWKREMNCLMSVCDYIVEFAPTAQYLDDGTIVEMMTSRPRADIYINLPALQKLDTMLIEIFDSFQDTEFWYAEQGSMSGNSNRSSHSNAGSKAGSFRIIAQRKDEKWWLPVPCVHTGGLSDKSRKHLIEKRDCANQIHKAAMAINSSVLAEMDIPETYMANLPKSGRSSLGDTIYRYMHSGDKFSPGNLLDCLKIRTEHEALELADRVESSMYTWRRKSCLSHSKSSWNKVKELMAETDHSDKNYLLAERAETLLFFLKQRYPELSQTSLDTCKIQYNQDVGKAVLESYSRVLEGLAFNIVAWIEDVLCADKSMRN from the exons atggacaattcatcaaattttgacTCAACTTCTTCTGATCAAAATGATCATTCAATCAGTGAAACTCCTGAGTACTCTCCATTCAGTGGTGATTCTTTCGCGTATTGTCGGAGTAACTCTGAAGTATCAAACTTGTCTGAGACTATTGATGATAATAGCTATGCTAGTGACCCTTCACCTTCACCATGGATGAATGTGAAACATGGAGCTGCTCTTTCAAGGTTAGGAATGAAGCAGAGAAAGCATTCATTGGGTGAGAAATCTGATGATCTTGATCTCTTGGAGTCAG AGCTTGAAATGATGAAGGAAAGATTTTCTAAGCTTCTTTTGGGGGAAGATATGTCTGGAGGTGGTAAAGGTGTTTGCACTGCAGTTACAATATCAAATTCAATTACCAATCTCTAtg CAACTGTATTTGGACAAAATTTGAAGTTGGAGCCTCTAAAGCCTGAGAAGAAAGCTATGTGGAAAAGAGAAATGAATTGTCTTATGTCTGTGTGTGATTACATAGTAGAATTTGCACCAACTGCACAATACTTGGATGATGGTACAATTGTGGAG ATGATGACAAGTAGACCAAGGGCAGATATTTATATAAACCTTCCAGCTCTACAGAAGCTTGACACGATGCTTATA GAAATCTTTGATAGTTTCCAGGATACTGAATTTTGGTATGCAGAACAAGGGAGCATGTCAGGGAATTCGAACCGTAGTTCACATTCGAATGCAGGTTCGAAGGCAGGCTCGTTTCGAATTATTGCTCAAAGAAAAGATGAGAAATGGTGGTTGCCAGTTCCTTGTGTTCACACTGGTGGCCTCTCTGATAAGTCAAGGAAGCATTTGATTGAGAAAAGAGATTGTGCTAATCAAATTCATAAAGCAGCTATGGCAATAAATAGCAGTGTTCTTGCAGAGATGGACATTCCAGAAACATACATGGCAAATCTTCCAAAG AGTGGAAGATCAAGTCTAGGAGACACAATTTATCGGTATATGCATTCTGGAGACAAGTTCTCACCAGGCAACCTTCTTGACTGTCTCAAAATAAGAACTGAACATGAAGCACTTGAACTAGCAGATAGAGTTGAATCTTCGATGTATACATGGAGACGTAAATCTTGCCTAAgccattcaaaatcatcatggAACAAAGTAAAGGAACTCATGGCTGAAACTGACCATAGTGATAAAAACTATCTCTTAGCTGAGAGAGCTGAgactttattgtttttcttgaaACAAAGATATCCTGAACTTTCACAAACCTCCTTGGACACATGCAAGATTCAATACAACCAG GATGTAGGGAAAGCAGTACTAGAAAGCTACTCAAGAGTATTAGAAGGCTTAGCATTCAACATTGTTGCTTGGATTGAAGATGTTCTTTGTGCAGATAAATCTATGAGGAACTAA
- the LOC25500875 gene encoding protein KTI12 homolog: MALVVICGQPCSGKSKAALALVEALKEPSELKYQVRIIDEACFHLDRNQSYANMPSEKNLRGVLRSEVDRSLSKDTVIIVDSLNNIKGYRYELWCLARAAGIRYCVVYCDVEDNDCRKWNQERREKGGDNYDDAIFEDLVRRFEKPERRNRWDSPLFELKSSSSSSLSDSASVVDDAVSYITKKVDSKTRDVKILQPTIATQTSRFSDANSLYELDKATQEVTNAIAEAQSRDLGMLPANGISIGKDLPPINLSRSVGLPELRRLRRTFMKLTGQTSLSGRPPPSNSDSAKRMFIDYLNRELGTS; encoded by the coding sequence ATGGCACTGGTTGTAATCTGTGGTCAACCATGCAGTGGAAAATCCAAAGCTGCATTAGCTCTAGTTGAAGCTCTTAAAGAACCATCAGAATTGAAATATCAAGTGAGAATCATAGATGAAGCTTGTTTTCATCTCGATCGAAATCAAAGTTACGCGAATATGCCATCAGAGAAGAATTTAAGAGGGGTTCTTAGGTCAGAAGTTGATAGGTCTCTGTCAAAAGATACTGTTATTATCGTTGATTCTTTGAATAACATTAAGGGTTACCGATACGAGCTATGGTGTTTGGCTCGTGCTGCGGGGATTAGATATTgtgttgtttactgtgatgtTGAGGATAATGATTGTAGAAAATGGAATCAAGAGCGAAGGGAGAAAGGCGGAGATAATTATGATGATGCAATATTTGAAGATTTGGTAAGGAGATTTGAGAAACCGGAGAGAAGAAACCGATGGGATTCACCTTTGTTTGAGTTGAAATCATCATCGTCGTCTTCTTTGTCTGATTCTGCTTCTGTTGTAGATGATGCTGTCTCTTACATAACCAAAAAAGTGGACTCAAAAACCCGCGATGTGAAGATACTGCAACCAACTATTGCGACTCAAACTTCACGTTTTTCAGATGCGAATTCTCTATATGAGCTGGATAAAGCAACACAAGAAGTTACTAATGCTATAGCAGAAGCGCAATCTCGTGATCTTGGTATGCTACCAGCTAATGGCATTTCTATAGGGAAAGACTTGCCGCCAATCAACCTTTCAAGATCAGTTGGGTTGCCAGAGCTTCGTAGGCTGCGACGTACGTTCATGAAATTGACAGGGCAAACAAGTTTGAGTGGGAGACCTCCTCCTTCTAATTCAGATAGTGCTAAAAGAATGTTTATTGATTACTTGAACAGGGAACTTGGAACTTCATGA
- the LOC25500876 gene encoding BUD13 homolog produces MGSNSLKDYLKKYVSNPDDDKKNKKKKKRKTQPQPTGLLVVDEDPTWQKPVDLGEENDDKSSDEEKPIVDEDIEVKRMKRLEQLKARRAYHDISEDGSGWVPLSNNDTSPPRKQRVRNDTPSPEPEVNPSTSNRTGADLSPSCRQLKRYDTPSPEQDSQHSGGGNSDLSPPRKHRDQSVTDVAREPRSSRSKFEDSDMSPPRRKHVSNSSPDISPPRRRSHQTSGSNGRKKYETSDLEDLSPPRRGRRDSPSQDTLHGQVSSDLSPPRRRQHSVARSSLSDVSHRSVKAVSHQSLDSDLSPPRKNPKELSIPASVNERKTGLISGKDMREEIDRKRKDDLLRLKQMDPVISGRGAEPVYRDNKGGRITKEEYVKSKQKVDEKPKEIKIEWGKGLAQKREAEAKLKELEVEKEKPFARTRDDPELDKLMKERVRWGDPMAHLVKKKYPEPVLPNLGDSDKMRESGFVIPQDIPNHSWLKRGLEAAPNRYGIRPGRHWDGVDRSNGFEKALFKRTNERQAKDKEAYLWSVSDM; encoded by the exons ATGGGATCTAACTCATTAAAGgattatctaaaaaaatatgtgagCAACCCTGATGATGAcaagaaaaacaagaagaaaaagaagaggaaaaCTCAACCACAACCAACTGGCTTGTTAGTTGTAGACGAAGATCCAACCTGGCAGAAACCTGTAGATCTTGGAGAAGAAAACGATGACAAATCGTCAG ATGAGGAGAAGCCGATAGTTGATGAAGACATTGAAGTAAAGCGTATGAAGAGGCTTGAGCAGCTGAAGGCTAGACGTGCTTATCATGATATATCCGAGGATGGAAGTGGTTGGGTTCCACTTTCAAATAATGATACATCTCCACCCCGTAAACAGAGGGTTCGAAATGACACTCCTTCACCAGAACCTGAAGTGAATCCATCAACTTCTAATAGAACGGGTGCTGATTTATCCCCTTCGTGCCGGCAGTTGAAACGCTATGACACTCCATCACCTGAACAGGACTCACAACATTCTGGTGGAGGGAATTCTGATTTATCTCCTCCTCGTAAACACAGAGATCAGAGTGTTACAGATGTAGCTCGTGAACCAAGGTCATCTAGATCAAAGTTTGAAGATAGTGATATGTCACCTCCTCGACGGAAACATGTTAGTAATTCGAGTCCAGATATTTCCCCTCCTCGCCGTCGTAGTCATCAAACATCTGGATCCAAtgggagaaaaaaatatgaaacttCTGATTTGGAAGATCTTTCTCCACCTAGACGTGGTCGTCGTGATTCCCCCTCTCAAGATACTTTACATGGACAAGTGTCATCTGACCTTTCACCACCGAGGAGACGCCAGCATAGTGTGGCAAGGTCGAGTTTATCTGATGTTTCTCATCGTTCGGTGAAAGCTGTTTCGCATCAATCTTTGGACAGTGACCTCTCTCCACCAAGGAAGAATCCAAAGGAGTTATCCATTCCAGCATCTgttaatgaaagaaaaacagGTTTAATTTCTGGTAAGGATATGAGAGAAGAGATCGACAGAAAAAGGAAGGATGATTTGTTGAG ACTTAAACAGATGGACCCTGTCATCAGTGGGCGTGGAGCTGAACCTGTATATCGTGATAACAAAG GAGGACGCATTACCAAAGAGGAATATGTAAAGTCAAAACAGAAAGTAGACGAAAAGCCCAAG GAGATTAAAATAGAATGGGGCAAGGGCCTTGCTCAAAAGCGGGAAGCTGAGGCTAAGCTAAAGGAACTAGAAGTTGAGAAGGAAAAGCCTTTTGCGCGGACCAG AGACGATCCTGAACTTGACAAGTTGATGAAGGAGAGGGTGAGATGGGGTGATCCTATGGCACATCTAGTAAAG AAAAAATATCCAGAGCCTGTTCTTCCAAACTTGGGGGATAGTGATAAAATGAGGGAATCTGGTTTTGTTATTCCTCAAGATATTCCAAATCATAGCTGGTTGAAGAGAGGTTTAGAAGCTGCTCCAAATCGGTATGGGATTAGGCCAGGACGACACTGGGATGGTGTTGATCGTAGTAATG GGTTCGAGAAGGCATTGTTCAAGAGAACTAATGAGAGACAAGCTAAAGACAAAGAGGCTTATCTTTGGTCTGTGTCTGATATGTGA
- the LOC25500879 gene encoding elicitor-responsive protein 3, translated as METGIFEVLLVNAKGIRHTNIVGTPSYYVIIECGSQSQRSKVSKGKHEKPCWNEKFIFDFSSSDCKINSTYLKCKIMDTELFTNGGFVGEAKIDIGGIITEGTNQGYIETLPAAYNVVLEDDTYKGQIKIGFKFIANREKYVMRNQESIVEKKEPNHSIWGYIWRTSWWKFLFSYNKKINSKDKRKKN; from the exons ATGGAAACAGGAATTTTTGAAGTACTTCTTGTGAATGCCAAAGGCATTAGACATACAAACATTGTTG GAACACCTTCTTACTATGTGATTATTGAGTGTGGGTCTCAGTCTCAAAGAAGCAAGGTTTCAAAAG GAAAACATGAGAAACCTTGTTGgaatgaaaaattcatatttgattTCTCATCTTCTGATTGCAAGATCAACTCAACTTATCTTAAATGTAAAATCATGGACACAGAACTCTTCACAAATGGTGGCTTTGTTGGTGAAGCCAA GATTGATATAGGTGGAATAATCACTGAAGGAACTAACCAAGGATATATAGAAACACTACCAGCTGCATATAATGTGGTTCTTGAAGATGACACCTACAAAGGACAAATAAAGATTGGATTTAAATTCATCGCAAAT AGAGAAAAGTATGTGATGAGGAATCAAGAATCCATTGTTGAGAAGAAAGAACCAAACCATTCAATTTGGGGATACATTTGGAGAACATCATGGTGGAAGTTTTTGTTTTCCTATAACAAAAAGATTAATTCCAAAGATAAACGAAAGAAGAATTAA
- the LOC25500878 gene encoding putative disease resistance protein At3g14460, with protein sequence MAAALIGGAFLSASVQTLMDKLTSTEFRDYITKTKLNESLMEEMETTLLALEVVLDDAEEKQILQPKIKQWLDRLKDAIFDAEDLLNEISYDALRCKVEKKQDGNITDQFWNLLSTKNSNGESNSEMEKICKRLQTFVQQSNILGLQRTVRGRVSRRTPSSSVVNESVMVGRNEDKDRLLDVLVSDCGTSRYNNLGVVAILVMGGVGKTTLAQLVYNDEKVEQHFDLKAWVCVSEDFDVVRITKSLLESVVRNTTSVNSKVWESNNLDILQVELMKHLKDRRILFVLDDIWNDNYLDWDRLITPLINGETVSKVIITTREEKVAEVACAFPIHKLEPLSDEDCWSLLSKHAFGGEEFLRGKYPNLEEIGRKIARKCGGLPIAAKALGGLMHSKVVEKEWTTILHSDIWNLKNDTILPALHLSYQYLPSHLKRCFAYCSIFPKDYPLDRKKLVLLWMAEGFLDYCHGQKVVEEFGDDCFAELLSRSLIQQSNDDAHGEKFVMHDLVNDLATFISGKSCCRLECGNISKNIRHLSYNQEVRDIFMKFKNFYNFKCLRSFLPIDFSDFNIHLSTKVVVDLLPTLKRLHVLSLSKYTNIFELPDSIGNLVQLRYLDLSSTNIGSLPDTICNLYNLQTLLLSRCQCLTELPVHMGNLINLRHLDISSTDIKELPMEICGLESLQTLTDFIVGKPQVGPSIKELRKFPHLQGSLTIKNLHNVIDATEAEDANLKSKEQIEILNLKWGKLSEDSLKVKVVLDMLHPPINSKGLSIDLYGGTSFPNWLGDSSFSKMVSLYINDCEYCMTLPPLGQLPSLKKLSIRNMLMLETIGQEFYCVKEGKASNSSFQPFSSLECITFVNMQNWKEWLPFEGKFFSFPRLRTLELHSCHELRGHLPSHLPCIEKINITGCAHLLETPSALHWLSSIKKIDINDGMTELSLLGSDSPCMRQHIAIEKCVTLSSVPKLIQCSNFLQDLRLYKIPSLTAFPTEGLPTSLQSLCVHSCENLSFLPPETWSNYKSLVSLELFSSCDALTSFPLDGFPALQRLKLYDCRCLDSIFILESPSCWSSSLRSLEIKSHDSIGSLQVKLRMDMLTALEVLSLNCPELSFCEDVSLPPKLESIEILSERSTPPVTEWGLKDLTALSRLTIGVGDDILNTLMKQSLLPISLVSLTIDCRYKMKPYDGSGLRYLSSLKDLSFWCSEHFESLPENFLPSSLISLKFFFL encoded by the coding sequence ATGGCTGCAGCTTTGATTGGAGGTGCATTTCTGTCTGCTTCAGTTCAAACCCTAATGGACAAACTAACTTCAACTGAGTTTCGTGATTATATCACAAAAACCAAGTTGAATGAATCATTGATGGAAGAAATGGAAACAACACTACTTGCTCTTGAGGTTGTGCTTGATGATGCAGAAGAGAAGCAGATCcttcaacccaaaatcaaacAATGGCTTGATCGGTTGAAAGATGCAATCTTTGATGCTGAGGATTTGCTTAATGAAATCAGCTATGATGCCTTGCGATGCAAGGTAGAGAAGAAACAAGATGGAAACATTACAGATCAGTTTTGGAACTTGCTTTCAACTAAAAACTCAAATGGAGAGAGCAATTCTGAAATGGAGAAGATTTGTAAAAGGCTGCAAACTTTTGTCCAGCAGAGTAACATCTTGGGCTTGCAAAGAACTGTAAGAGGTAGAGTTTCTCGTAGAACACCATCAAGTTCAGTGGTGAATGAATCTGTTATGGTGGGAAGGAATGAAGATAAAGATAGACTCCTTGATGTGTTGGTATCAGACTGTGGTACCAGCAGATATAATAATTTAGGTGTTGTTGCAATTTTGGTTATGGGAGGCGTCGGTAAAACGACCCTTGCACAACTTGTTTACAACGATGAAAAAGTTGAACAGCATTTTGATCTCAAAGCATGGGTTTGTGTATCGGAGGATTTCGATGTCGTGAGGATAACCAAGTCCCTCCTTGAATCTGTTGTTAGAAACACAACGTCTGTCAATTCAAAAGTCTGGGAAAGCAATAATCTTGATATCCTTCAAGTTGAATTAATGAAGCATTTGAAGGATAGAAGaattttgtttgtgttggaCGACATATGGAACGACAATTATCTTGATTGGGATCGGTTAATAACTCCCTTGATTAATGGAGAAACTGTAAGCAAGGTGATCATAACAACACGCGAAGAGAAAGTTGCAGAGGTCGCATGCGCATTTCCTATTCATAAATTAGAACCTCTATCTGATGAAGATTGTTGGTCTTTACTCTCGAAGCATGCATTTGGCGGTGAAGAATTTCTTCGGGGTAAATACCCAAACCTAGAAGAGATTGGCAGGAAGATTGCTAGAAAGTGTGGTGGATTGCCAATTGCTGCAAAAGCACTTGGAGGACTAATGCATTCAAAGGTAGTTGAAAAGGAGTGGACTACAATTCTGCATAGCGACATATGGAACTTAAAAAATGATACAATCCTGCCAGCTTTGCATTTGAGTTATCAATATCTTCCCTCTCATTTAAAAAGATGTTTCGCCTATTGCTCAATTTTTCCAAAGGATTACCCACTTGATAGGAAGAAATTGGTTTTGTTGTGGATGGCAGAAGGCTTCCTGGATTATTGTCATGGCCAAAAAGTGGTGGAGGAATTCGGCGATGATTGTTTTGCTGAATTGTTATCTAGATCGttaattcaacaatcaaatgATGATGCTCATGGAGAAAAGTTTGTCATGCATGACCTTGTCAATGATTTAGCTACATTCATATCAGGAAAAAGTTGTTGCAGACTTGAATGTGGTAACATCTCTAAAAATATTCGTCATTTGTCATATAATCAAGAAGTGCGTGACATTTTCATGAAGTTTAAGAATTTCTACAATTTCAAATGCTTGCGAAGCTTCCTACCCATTGATTTCTCGGATTTTAATATTCACTTATCCACCAAGGTGGTTGTTGATTTGCTACCAACACTCAAAAGGTTGCATGTGTTATCGCTATCAAAGTATACAAACATCTTCGAGCTACCAGATTCAATTGGCAATTTGGTGCAATTGCGATATCTAGATCTCTCCTCCACTAATATCGGTAGCTTGCCTGATACAATATGCAACCTTTACAATTTGCAAACCTTGCTTTTATCAAGATGTCAGTGTCTCACTGAATTGCCAGTACATATGGGAAATTTAATCAACTTACGTCACCTTGATATAAGTTCTACGGATATAAAGGAGTTGCCAATGGAAATTTGTGGGCTAGAAAGTCTCCAAACTTTGACAGATTTTATAGTGGGGAAGCCACAAGTAGGACCAAGTATCAAAGAACTTAGGAAATTCCCCCACCTACAAGGAAGCTTAACCATCAAGAACCTGCATAATGTCATTGATGCCACAGAGGCAGAAGATGCCAACCTTAAAAGCAAAGAGCAAATTGAGATATTAAATCTGAAATGGGGAAAATTAAGTGAAGACTCGCTAAAAGTGAAAGTTGTGCTTGATATGTTGCATCCACCAATAAACTCGAAGGGACTGAGCATTGACTTGTATGGTGGGACAAGTTTTCCGAATTGGTTGGGTGAttcttcattttctaaaatgGTGTCCCTTTACATCAATGATTGTGAATATTGCATGACACTTCCACCGCTAGGGCAACTACCATCTCTCAAGAAACTGAGTATAAGGAATATGTTGATGTTGGAGACAATTGGCCAAGAGTTCTATTGTGTCAAGGAAGGAAAAGCTTCTAATTCTTCCTTCCAACCATTTTCATCCCTTGAATGTATAACATTTGTCAACATGCAAAATTGGAAGGAATGGCTTCCTTTTGAAggcaaatttttttcttttcctcgtCTTAGAACTCTTGAGTTACATAGTTGTCATGAGCTAAGGGGACATTTGCCTAGCCACCTTCCTTGcatagaaaaaattaatataacagGTTGTGCCCATCTTTTGGAAACACCATCTGCTTTGCATTGGTTGtcgtcaataaaaaaaattgatatcaaTGATGGAATGACCGAACTGTCTTTACTTGGGAGTGACTCTCCGTGTATGAGGCAGCATATAGCGATTGAAAAGTGTGTCACGTTGTCATCTGTGCCAAAATTGATTCAGTGCAGCAATTTTCTTCAAGACTTGAGACTCTATAAGATTCCGTCTCTCACTGCATTTCCTACGGAGGGTCTACCTACTTCATTGCAATCACTTTGTGTTCATAGTTGTGAGAATTTATCATTCCTTCCTCCTGAAACGTGGAGCAATTACAAGTCTCTTGTGTCGCTTGAGTTATTTAGTAGCTGTGATGCACTTACATCCTTTCCACTTGATGGTTTCCCTGCGCTCCAAAGACTAAAACTATATGATTGTAGGTGTCTggattccatttttattttagaaagtcCTTCATGTTGGTCGTCAAGCCTCCGATCTCTTGAAATCAAATCCCATGACTCAATTGGATCACTTCAAGTCAAACTTCGGATGGACATGCTCACTGCTCTTGAAGTTTTGTCTCTGAATTGTCCAGAGTTGTCATTTTGTGAAGATGTTTCTCTACCTCCCAAATTAGAATCAATTGAGATTTTGTCGGAAAGATCAACGCCGCCTGTTACGGAATGGGGTCTCAAAGATCTGACCGCTCTTTCACGGTTGACTATTGGAGTGGGTGATGATATACTTAACACCTTGATGAAGCAGTCGTTGCTACCCATCTCCCTTGTGTCTCTGACTATCGATTGTCGCTACAAAATGAAGCCCTATGATGGAAGTGGGCTTCGATACCTCTCCTCTCTCAAAGATCTTTCATTTTGGTGTAGTGAACACTTTGAGTCATTACCAGAAAACTTCCTCCCATCCTCGCTGATatcacttaaatttttttttttgtaa